Proteins co-encoded in one Spirosoma endbachense genomic window:
- a CDS encoding phosphatidylinositol-specific phospholipase C1-like protein — MKRLSFISLLVVLPAFISIDLDRLPINKIQVIGSHNSYKQAIDPALLRTLKQVDSSMVKSIDYSHIGLSDQLSMGLQNLEIDIYADINGGKYAHPKGLDWAGKDAQTTPYDPQGVMKEPGFKVFHIQEIDFRSNCLTFKNCLQELKSWSDAHKGHYPVFITMNAKDEPINRPGFTVPEKFTAEVYDQLDKVIVETLGKQYLITPDDVRGSAETLEKAVLAGKWPTVAAAKGKFMFVLDETGAKRATYIEGHPSLKGRVLFTNSEPGTPEAAFVIRNNPINELAAIQDLVKKGYLVRTRADADTKQARQNDKQMFEAACKSGAQIITTDYYIKSKHFTSEYVISFEDGKYIKRNPLL, encoded by the coding sequence ATGAAACGTCTCTCTTTTATCAGTCTACTGGTAGTTCTTCCCGCGTTTATTTCTATTGATCTGGATCGTTTGCCAATCAATAAAATTCAGGTGATTGGCTCACACAACAGCTATAAACAGGCTATCGATCCCGCCTTGTTGCGGACATTAAAGCAGGTCGATTCGTCGATGGTGAAATCAATCGACTACAGCCATATCGGTTTGTCAGACCAGCTTTCGATGGGGCTTCAAAACCTGGAGATCGATATTTATGCCGATATTAACGGCGGTAAATATGCGCATCCAAAAGGGCTCGACTGGGCCGGGAAAGACGCTCAAACTACGCCTTACGATCCGCAGGGTGTGATGAAGGAGCCTGGTTTTAAAGTATTTCACATTCAGGAAATAGATTTTCGCAGCAACTGCCTGACGTTTAAAAACTGTTTGCAGGAGTTAAAGAGCTGGTCTGATGCACACAAAGGGCATTATCCGGTCTTTATCACCATGAATGCGAAGGATGAACCGATTAATCGACCTGGATTTACGGTGCCTGAGAAGTTTACGGCGGAGGTGTATGACCAGTTAGATAAAGTAATAGTAGAAACCTTAGGAAAGCAATATCTGATTACGCCGGATGATGTTCGCGGTAGTGCCGAAACCTTGGAAAAAGCGGTATTGGCGGGCAAATGGCCAACGGTTGCGGCCGCCAAAGGCAAGTTTATGTTTGTGCTGGACGAAACAGGAGCGAAACGGGCAACCTACATTGAGGGACATCCATCGCTGAAAGGCCGGGTGTTGTTCACTAACTCGGAACCCGGTACACCCGAAGCTGCTTTTGTGATTCGAAACAATCCGATTAATGAGCTGGCCGCTATTCAGGATCTGGTCAAAAAGGGATACCTCGTTCGTACACGTGCTGACGCGGATACGAAGCAGGCTCGCCAGAACGATAAGCAAATGTTTGAAGCTGCCTGTAAATCAGGGGCGCAAATCATCACAACGGATTACTATATCAAGAGCAAACACTTCACCTCGGAGTACGTGATCAGTTTCGAGGATGGCAAATACATAAAGCGAAATCCGTTGCTGTAA
- a CDS encoding alkaline phosphatase family protein, with amino-acid sequence MCRIYSLLISCLLFPVSLLIAQNKPKKALFIIVDGIPADVIERESTPNLDSIAKQGAYKRAYVGGIKGTYSQTPTISAVGYNSLLTGTWVNKHNVWDNSIKAPNYHYPTIFRLFKEQYPAKKIAVFSSWLDNRTKLVGEGLPQTGKLQLDYHTDGYELDTVRFPHDQERDFMARIDHQVVSDAVESLKTQTPDLSWVYLEYTDDMGHRYGDSPQFVNAVKRMDGEIGRIWEAIRDRQKNHGEEWQIFITTDHGRDEQTGKNHGGQSPRQRTTWLITNTPALNAYATHFQPAVVDIMPTIARFLNVSISTELSREIDGIPLTGPLSLAEPTIQQSPNQLAVSWKALAQTGTVNVWLTTTNTFETGGKDDYKLIAKIPLKNEQVVIDTRNTPSSFYKIVLEGPSNTVNRWVVSGEKK; translated from the coding sequence ATGTGTCGAATTTATAGCCTGCTCATCAGTTGTCTGCTTTTTCCGGTATCGCTTCTGATTGCTCAGAATAAGCCGAAAAAGGCTTTATTCATCATTGTCGACGGTATTCCGGCGGATGTCATTGAACGGGAGTCGACCCCAAATCTGGACAGTATCGCCAAACAGGGTGCTTACAAACGTGCTTACGTGGGTGGCATAAAGGGCACGTATTCGCAGACACCAACGATCTCGGCAGTGGGTTATAACAGCTTGCTGACAGGCACCTGGGTCAATAAACACAACGTTTGGGACAATAGTATCAAAGCGCCCAATTACCACTACCCCACTATTTTCCGGCTATTCAAAGAGCAATATCCTGCTAAGAAAATCGCTGTATTCTCTAGTTGGCTCGACAACCGCACCAAACTGGTTGGTGAAGGCCTTCCGCAAACAGGGAAACTCCAGTTGGATTATCATACCGACGGGTACGAACTCGATACGGTTCGATTTCCGCACGATCAGGAACGGGATTTCATGGCCCGAATCGATCATCAGGTCGTTTCAGATGCCGTAGAATCCCTCAAAACGCAGACTCCCGATTTGTCGTGGGTCTATCTTGAATATACCGACGACATGGGCCATCGCTACGGAGACAGCCCGCAGTTTGTGAATGCCGTTAAGCGAATGGATGGCGAAATTGGCCGGATCTGGGAAGCTATACGCGATCGCCAAAAAAATCACGGTGAGGAGTGGCAGATTTTCATTACCACCGATCATGGCAGAGACGAACAGACGGGCAAGAATCACGGCGGGCAATCGCCCCGGCAGCGCACTACCTGGTTGATCACGAACACACCAGCGCTCAATGCCTATGCAACGCATTTTCAACCCGCTGTGGTAGACATTATGCCCACGATAGCTCGTTTTTTGAACGTTTCGATCTCAACGGAGTTGAGCCGGGAAATTGACGGAATTCCACTGACGGGGCCATTATCACTTGCCGAACCAACAATACAACAAAGCCCAAATCAACTGGCCGTAAGCTGGAAAGCACTCGCCCAAACGGGAACCGTAAACGTGTGGCTTACGACAACCAATACCTTCGAAACCGGCGGTAAAGACGATTATAAGCTCATCGCCAAGATACCGCTCAAAAACGAACAGGTAGTCATCGACACGCGCAACACACCATCGTCGTTTTACAAAATTGTACTGGAAGGGCCATCGAATACGGTCAATCGATGGGTGGTTTCTGGCGAGAAGAAATAA